One part of the Segnochrobactrum spirostomi genome encodes these proteins:
- the recR gene encoding recombination mediator RecR, with protein sequence MKRSVTGPEIERLIQLLARLPGLGPRSARRAALALVKKREQLLVPLAAALGTVAESVRVCSTCGNVDTSDPCTICTDPKRDPSVIVVVEDVADLWALERAGAVDARYHVLGGTLSALDGIGPDDLRIGQLVERAADPAVKEVIIAVNATVEGQTTAHYITDQLEGTGVAISRLAHGVPVGGELDYLDEGTLSAAIRQRRPF encoded by the coding sequence ATGAAACGTTCCGTCACCGGCCCCGAAATCGAGCGGCTGATCCAGTTGCTCGCGCGCCTGCCGGGCCTCGGCCCACGCTCGGCACGCCGGGCGGCGCTCGCGCTCGTCAAGAAGCGCGAGCAATTGCTGGTGCCGCTCGCCGCCGCGCTCGGCACGGTCGCCGAGAGCGTCAGGGTCTGCTCGACCTGCGGCAACGTCGATACCTCGGACCCCTGCACCATCTGCACCGATCCGAAGCGCGATCCGAGCGTGATCGTGGTGGTCGAGGACGTCGCCGATCTGTGGGCGCTCGAGCGTGCCGGCGCGGTCGATGCGCGCTATCACGTGCTCGGCGGCACCCTCTCCGCCCTCGACGGCATCGGCCCGGACGATCTGCGCATCGGCCAACTCGTCGAACGCGCCGCCGACCCGGCGGTGAAGGAAGTCATCATCGCCGTCAATGCGACGGTCGAGGGCCAGACCACGGCCCATTACATCACCGACCAGCTCGAGGGCACGGGCGTGGCGATCTCCCGCCTGGCCCACGGCGTGCCGGTCGGCGGCGAGCTCGATTATCTCGACGAAGGCACGCTGTCCGCCGCCATCCGCCAGCGCCGGCCGTTCTGA
- a CDS encoding ammonium transporter, with protein sequence MKIDAIARRVLPAAALCLLAAGTAYAQTTPAAPAVPTPDKGDTSWMLISSVLVLMMSVPGLALFYGGLVRTKNMASMLSQCFAITSMVLVLWAVYGYSLTFTAGGGLNSFIGGFSKAFLAGITPSSTVETFSKGVVIPEFVYIFFQGTFAAITPALIVGAFAERIKFSALLLFIALWATFIYFPMAHMVWFWGGPSAYADPAGLIFSFGALDFAGGTVVHINAGMAGLVGCILIGKRVGYGKEPLPPHSLTLSMVGAALLWVGWFGFNAGSNLESNGGAALAAINTLLATAAASVSWMFVEWAIKGKPSLLGIISGAVAGLVAVTPACGFAGPMGSIILGLIVSPICVFFVTTVKNALGYDDSLDVFGVHGVGGIVGAIATGILVSPSLGGAGIVDYSTPDFAATFPGYATQVIAQLKAVGVTILWSGIGSAILYKIVDLVIGLRVPVEAEREGLDITAHGEAAYHS encoded by the coding sequence ATGAAGATTGACGCCATCGCGCGCCGGGTCCTACCCGCAGCGGCGCTTTGTCTCCTCGCCGCCGGAACGGCCTATGCGCAGACGACACCGGCCGCGCCGGCGGTTCCGACCCCGGACAAGGGCGACACGAGCTGGATGCTGATTTCGAGCGTCCTCGTTCTGATGATGTCGGTGCCCGGCCTCGCGCTGTTCTACGGCGGCCTCGTGCGCACCAAGAACATGGCCTCCATGCTCAGCCAGTGCTTCGCCATCACCTCGATGGTGCTGGTGCTGTGGGCGGTCTACGGCTACTCGCTGACCTTCACCGCCGGCGGCGGTCTCAACTCCTTCATCGGCGGCTTCTCCAAGGCCTTCCTCGCCGGCATCACGCCGTCGTCGACCGTCGAGACCTTCTCGAAGGGCGTGGTGATCCCCGAGTTCGTCTACATCTTCTTCCAGGGCACCTTCGCGGCCATCACCCCGGCCCTGATCGTCGGCGCCTTCGCCGAGCGCATCAAGTTCTCGGCGCTGCTGCTGTTCATCGCCCTGTGGGCGACCTTCATCTACTTCCCGATGGCCCACATGGTGTGGTTCTGGGGCGGCCCGAGCGCCTACGCCGATCCGGCCGGCCTGATCTTCTCGTTCGGCGCGCTCGACTTCGCCGGCGGCACCGTCGTGCACATCAACGCCGGTATGGCCGGCCTCGTCGGCTGCATCCTGATCGGCAAGCGCGTGGGCTACGGCAAGGAGCCGCTGCCGCCGCACTCGCTCACCCTCTCCATGGTCGGCGCCGCCCTGCTGTGGGTCGGCTGGTTCGGCTTCAACGCCGGTTCGAACCTCGAATCGAACGGTGGCGCCGCGCTCGCCGCGATCAACACCCTGCTCGCCACCGCCGCCGCCTCGGTGTCGTGGATGTTCGTCGAATGGGCGATCAAGGGTAAGCCGAGCCTCCTCGGCATCATCTCGGGCGCCGTCGCCGGCCTCGTCGCCGTCACCCCGGCCTGCGGCTTCGCCGGCCCGATGGGCTCGATCATCCTCGGCCTCATCGTCTCCCCGATCTGCGTGTTCTTCGTGACCACCGTGAAGAACGCCCTCGGCTATGACGACAGCCTCGACGTGTTCGGCGTCCATGGCGTCGGCGGCATCGTCGGCGCCATCGCGACCGGCATCCTGGTCTCGCCCTCGCTCGGCGGCGCCGGCATCGTCGACTACTCGACCCCGGACTTCGCGGCGACCTTCCCGGGCTACGCCACGCAGGTCATCGCCCAGCTCAAGGCGGTCGGCGTCACCATCCTGTGGTCGGGCATCGGCTCGGCGATCCTCTACAAGATCGTCGATCTCGTGATCGGCCTGCGCGTGCCGGTCGAGGCCGAGCGCGAGGGTCTCGACATCACCGCCCACGGCGAAGCGGCCTATCACAGCTGA
- a CDS encoding P-II family nitrogen regulator — protein MKIVIAIIKPFKLTEVRDALSGLGLEGLTITEVKGHGRQRGHTEIYRGAEYSVSFIPKLRVEVVVPAERVDAVVSAITASARTGHIGDGKIFVHDIDRAVRIRTGETDHDAL, from the coding sequence ATGAAGATCGTCATCGCCATCATCAAGCCGTTCAAGCTCACGGAAGTGCGTGATGCCTTGAGTGGGCTCGGCCTGGAGGGCCTGACCATCACCGAGGTGAAGGGTCACGGACGCCAGCGCGGCCATACCGAGATCTACCGCGGTGCGGAATATTCGGTGTCGTTCATCCCGAAGCTCCGCGTCGAGGTGGTGGTGCCCGCGGAACGGGTCGACGCGGTCGTTTCCGCCATCACCGCGAGCGCCCGGACCGGCCATATCGGCGACGGCAAAATCTTCGTCCACGACATCGACCGCGCGGTGCGCATCCGTACCGGCGAGACCGATCACGACGCCCTCTGA
- a CDS encoding biotin/lipoyl-binding protein gives MRAFFKAHLGWSVFGLLVLAFVLYELVTSFVAYTWDGYVATDVVELAPEVDGRIARIAVGRDQAVKAGDLLFSLDPRPYQIAVAKAQATLALARAEEKAAGQKVAVAQAAVAAAEARRSDAALRQRRLSQLAVSGFISEQESDDTVRDLDTANAALASARAGEAATRSEVTVAAAATGVAEASLQSAQYDLSRTEVHAPADGYVAPFVAKPGIM, from the coding sequence ATGCGGGCCTTCTTCAAGGCACATCTCGGATGGTCGGTGTTCGGACTGCTCGTCCTCGCCTTCGTCCTCTACGAACTCGTCACCAGCTTCGTCGCCTATACGTGGGACGGCTATGTCGCGACCGACGTCGTGGAACTCGCCCCCGAGGTCGACGGCCGCATCGCGCGCATCGCCGTCGGCCGCGATCAGGCGGTGAAGGCGGGCGACCTCCTGTTCTCCCTCGATCCGCGCCCCTATCAGATCGCCGTCGCCAAGGCGCAGGCTACCCTCGCCCTCGCCCGCGCCGAGGAGAAGGCGGCCGGGCAGAAGGTCGCCGTGGCGCAGGCCGCGGTGGCCGCCGCCGAAGCCCGCCGCAGCGACGCCGCGCTGCGCCAGCGCCGGCTCTCGCAGCTCGCGGTGAGCGGGTTCATCTCCGAGCAGGAGAGCGACGACACGGTGCGCGATCTCGACACCGCAAACGCCGCGCTCGCCTCCGCGCGGGCCGGGGAGGCGGCGACACGCAGCGAGGTCACGGTCGCCGCCGCCGCGACCGGCGTCGCCGAGGCGTCGCTGCAATCGGCCCAGTACGATCTGTCGCGGACCGAGGTCCACGCCCCCGCGGACGGCTACGTCGCCCCCTTCGTCGCCAAGCCGGGGATTATGTGA
- a CDS encoding FUSC family protein, translating to MADPTSLALGAPIVERQAVLTAFSVWLAAMIAFLAWLPDPYWAAISAWILAQPDHRAALTKAVLRLAGTAAGCFVGFWLAVWTAGEPAEQIAFLSVLVGVSTARRFVSAYGYAWIMFGVTATMIVVGNASGTDDLFRLATARAMEISAGVLAHLISTLLFGRLIGTPPPAPAATGVAERLDIEHTAILSGVATATILILWTFTDLPSVAQAIVSVAALMDREVGRMEVRGLHRIVGCVLGGALGIAGALLLPQSLIAWSIGFGAGIWGLARLHHSTSRFAYVGTQGGIAFILGMITGPGAPTSITPAIERLAGMLTGVVVLIVLVVMLKPLFLGRAARRMAAQS from the coding sequence GTGGCGGATCCCACGAGCCTCGCGCTCGGGGCGCCGATCGTCGAGCGGCAGGCGGTGCTCACGGCCTTCAGCGTGTGGCTCGCCGCGATGATCGCCTTCCTCGCCTGGCTACCCGACCCCTATTGGGCGGCGATCTCGGCGTGGATCCTGGCGCAACCCGATCATCGCGCTGCCCTCACCAAGGCGGTGCTGCGGCTCGCCGGCACGGCCGCCGGCTGCTTCGTCGGGTTCTGGCTCGCGGTCTGGACGGCGGGCGAGCCCGCGGAGCAGATCGCCTTCCTCTCCGTCCTCGTCGGCGTCTCCACGGCGCGGCGCTTCGTCTCCGCCTACGGCTATGCCTGGATCATGTTCGGCGTCACCGCCACCATGATCGTGGTCGGCAACGCCAGCGGCACCGACGACCTCTTCCGCCTCGCCACGGCGCGGGCGATGGAGATTTCCGCGGGCGTTCTCGCCCACCTGATCTCGACGCTCCTGTTCGGCCGCCTGATCGGCACGCCGCCGCCCGCGCCGGCCGCGACGGGGGTGGCCGAGCGCCTCGACATCGAGCACACGGCGATCCTGTCCGGCGTCGCCACCGCGACGATCCTGATCCTGTGGACCTTCACCGACCTGCCGAGCGTCGCCCAGGCGATCGTCAGCGTCGCCGCCCTGATGGACCGGGAGGTCGGGCGGATGGAGGTGCGCGGGCTCCACCGCATCGTCGGCTGTGTCCTCGGCGGCGCCCTCGGCATCGCCGGCGCGCTCCTCCTGCCGCAATCCCTCATCGCCTGGTCGATCGGGTTCGGGGCCGGCATCTGGGGGCTCGCCCGTCTCCACCACAGCACCAGCCGGTTCGCCTATGTCGGCACCCAGGGCGGCATCGCTTTCATTCTGGGCATGATCACGGGCCCGGGCGCGCCGACCTCCATCACGCCGGCGATCGAGCGCCTCGCCGGCATGCTGACGGGCGTCGTCGTGCTGATCGTGCTCGTGGTGATGCTGAAGCCGCTCTTCCTCGGCCGCGCCGCCCGGCGGATGGCGGCGCAATCCTGA
- a CDS encoding P-II family nitrogen regulator — MKIVMAVIKPFKLEEVREALTSIGVQGLTVTEVKGYGRQKGHTEIYRGAEYAVTLLPKLKIEVVVPTEAVDKTVEAIVGAAKTGQIGDGKVFVFSVDQAVRIRTGETDVDAL, encoded by the coding sequence ATGAAAATCGTGATGGCGGTCATCAAGCCGTTCAAGCTCGAAGAGGTCCGCGAGGCCCTCACGAGCATCGGCGTCCAGGGCCTGACGGTCACCGAAGTCAAAGGCTACGGACGGCAGAAGGGTCACACCGAGATCTACCGCGGCGCCGAATACGCCGTGACGCTGCTGCCGAAGCTCAAGATCGAGGTCGTCGTGCCGACCGAAGCCGTCGACAAGACGGTCGAGGCGATCGTCGGGGCCGCGAAGACCGGCCAGATCGGTGACGGCAAGGTGTTCGTCTTCAGCGTCGATCAGGCCGTCCGCATCCGGACCGGCGAGACCGACGTCGACGCCCTCTGA
- a CDS encoding YbaB/EbfC family nucleoid-associated protein: MDFLKMMTKAKQLQERMGSLQEEVAAIEVEGVSGGGLVKVTLTGKGDLKALSVDPSLLKADEKEILEDLILAAHADARQKAEGLLAERTQALMGDIGLPAGFKLPF; encoded by the coding sequence ATGGACTTCCTCAAGATGATGACCAAGGCCAAGCAGCTCCAGGAGCGCATGGGCTCGTTGCAGGAGGAGGTCGCCGCGATCGAGGTCGAGGGCGTCTCCGGCGGCGGCCTCGTCAAGGTGACGCTCACCGGCAAGGGCGATCTCAAGGCGCTGTCGGTCGATCCCTCGCTCCTCAAGGCCGACGAGAAAGAGATCCTCGAAGACCTCATCCTCGCCGCCCACGCCGACGCCCGCCAGAAGGCCGAGGGCCTGCTCGCCGAGCGCACCCAGGCCTTGATGGGCGACATCGGCCTGCCGGCCGGCTTCAAGCTGCCGTTCTGA